In Mus musculus strain C57BL/6J chromosome 9, GRCm38.p6 C57BL/6J, one genomic interval encodes:
- the Ccr3 gene encoding probable C-C chemokine receptor type 3: MAFNTDEIKTVVESFETTPYEYEWAPPCEKVRIKELGSWLLPPLYSLVFIIGLLGNMMVVLILIKYRKLQIMTNIYLFNLAISDLLFLFTVPFWIHYVLWNEWGFGHYMCKMLSGFYYLALYSEIFFIILLTIDRYLAIVHAVFALRARTVTFATITSIITWGLAGLAALPEFIFHESQDSFGEFSCSPRYPEGEEDSWKRFHALRMNIFGLALPLLIMVICYSGIIKTLLRCPNKKKHKAIRLIFVVMIVFFIFWTPYNLVLLFSAFHSTFLETSCQQSKHLDLAMQVTEVIAYTHCCINPVIYAFVGERFRKHLRLFFHRNVAVYLGKYIPFLPGEKMERTSSVSPSTGEQEISVVF, from the coding sequence ATGGCATTCAACACAGATGAAATCAAGACTGTGGTTGAAAGCTTTGAGACCACACCCTATGAATATGAGTGGGCACCACCCTGTGAAAAAGTCAGAATCAAAGAGCTGGGGTCATGGCTCCTGCCTCCACTGTACTCCCTGGTGTTCATCATCGGCCTCCTGGGCAACATGATGGTTGTGTTGATCCTCATAAAGTACAGGAAGCTACAAATTATGACTAATATCTACCTGTTCAACTTGGCAATTTCTGACCTGCTCTTTCTCTTCACTGTCCCATTCTGGATTCACTATGTTCTGTGGAATGAGTGGGGTTTTGGCCACTACATGTGCAAAATGCTGTCTGGGTTTTATTACCTGGCCTTGTACAGCGAGATCTTTTTCATCATCCTGCTGACAATTGACAGATACCTGGCTATCGTCCATGCTGTGTTTGCCCTTCGAGCCCGAACTGTGACTTTTGCTACTATCACCAGTATCATTACCTGGGGCCTTGCAGGACTGGCAGCATTGCCTGAATTTATCTTCCATGAGTCTCAAGACAGCTTTGGAGAGTTTTCCTGCAGTCCTCGCTATCCAGAGGGTGAAGAAGACAGCTGGAAACGTTTCCATGCTCTAAGAATGAATATCTTTGGTCTAGCTCTTCCTCTCCTCATTATGGTTATCTGCTACTCAGGAATCATTAAAACTCTGCTGAGATgtcccaataaaaaaaaacacaaggccATCcgtcttatttttgttgttatgatagtcttttttattttttggaccCCGTACAACCTGGTTCTCCTTTTTTCTGCTTTTCACAGCACATTTTTAGAGACCAGCTGTCAGCAGAGTAAACATCTGGACCTGGCCATGCAGGTGACTGAGGTGATTGCCTACACCCACTGCTGTATTAATCCAGTAATCTACGCCTTTGTTGGTGAGAGGTTCCGGAAACACCTTCGGCTCTTTTTCCACAGAAATGTGGCAGTTTACCTGGGAAAATATATTCCGTTTCTTCCTGgtgagaaaatggaaagaacaagCTCTGTCTCCCCATCAACTGGGGAGCAAGAAATCTCTGTGGTGTTTTAG